Proteins encoded by one window of Rhodamnia argentea isolate NSW1041297 chromosome 6, ASM2092103v1, whole genome shotgun sequence:
- the LOC115742636 gene encoding transcription factor BIM1 isoform X1: protein MMELPQPRPFGTEGRKATHDFLSLCSHSTLHHQDPRPPSSQDDFLKTHDFLGKTSAKEEAASEILSSLKRPPPPAPPPPPPSQQHSVEHVLPGGIGTYSISHISYFNNQNLPKPEATIFTVAQASSTDRTDENSNCSSYTNSGFTLWDESAAKKGKTGKENTPSASVREAEVKLGPWPASERPSHSSSNNNHQNSFSPLTSSQPSGAKNKSFMDMIRSAKSVSNQEEELDDDDGEFVLKKETSPIPKGELWVKVDGKSGDQKANTPRSKHSATEQRRRSKINDRFQMLRSLIPNSDQKRDKASFLLEVIEYIQYLQEKVTNYEGSFQGWSQEPAKMMPLRNGQRPMDNYVDQSQNINSGSAPALVFAAKVDENRIAMAPAIFGSAKNPLEPEMGSATAFKSVEHHPGMTNRAVPFPMSLQQNTSNCVGCSGAVARGGPNLENQASQPLTQISRIKSLTNECSASTDKLKEEELTIQGGTISISNVYSQGLLNTLTQALQNSGVDLSQASISVQIELGKQANGRKATSSSLPKDTDARNQGVTWPRAAGENADPALKKLKTGKS from the exons gGAGGAAAGCAACGCACGACTTCCTGTCACTGTGCAGCCATTCGACCCTCCACCACCAAGATCCAAGACCGCCTTCTTCTCAAG ACGACTTCCTGAAAACCCACGACTTCTTGGGGAAGACAAGCGCCAAGGAAGAGGCTGCGAGCGAAATTTTGTCGTCCCTCAAGAGACCACCGCCTCCGgctccaccgccgccgcccccgtCGCAGCAACATTCGGTGGAACACGTGCTTCCTGGAGGGATTGGGACTTACAGCATCAGCCACATCTCGTACTTCAATAATCAAAACCTGCCGAAACCTGAGGCGACCATTTTCACGGTGGCTCAGGCAAGTAGCACTGACCGGACCGATGAGAACTCCAACTGCAGTTCTTATACCAACAGCGGGTTCACGCTTTGGGATGAATCTGCGGCCAAGAAGGGAAAGACGGGGAAGGAGAATACGCCTTCTGCCTCTGTACGAG AGGCGGAGGTGAAATTGGGGCCGTGGCCGGCATCAGAACGGCCGTCGCACTCATCTTCCAATAACAATCACCAGAATTCGTTCAGTCCACTCACTTCCTCTCA gCCATCAGGGGCCAAAAATAAAAGCTTTATGGACATGATAAGATCAGCAAAGAGTGTGAGCAATCAGGAAGAAGAATTGGACGATGATGATGGAGAGTTTGTGCTCAAGAAAGAGACTTCCCCTATTCCTAAAG GAGAGTTGTGGGTGAAAGTTGACGGAAAGAGTGGCGATCAGAAGGCCAACACACCTCGGTCCAAACATTCTGCGACTGAGCAGCGGAGGCGGAGCAAAATAAATGACAG GTTTCAGATGTTGAGGTCTCTCATCCCAAACAGCGACCAAAAGAGAGATAAGGCATCATTTTTATTGGAG GTGATCGAGTACATACAGTATCTACAGGAAAAGGTTACTAATTATGAAGGCTCATTTCAAGGATGGAGCCAAGAACCAGCAAAAATGATGCCGCTG AGAAATGGTCAGAGGCCGATGGATAATTATGTCGATCAATCTCAAAACATCAATAGCGGGTCCGCTCCTGCTTTGGTCTTTGCGGCAAAAGTTGATGAGAACCGTATTGCCATGGCCCCAGCCATTTTTGGGAGTGCGAAAAACCCTCTTGAACCTGAGATGGGATCTGCTACTGCTTTCAAATCTGTAGAGCATCACCCTGGAATGACAAATAGAGCAGTTCCGTTTCCAATGTCTCTGCAGCAGAACACCTCGAACTGTGTCGGGTGTAGTGGTGCAGTGGCAAGAGGGGGTCCTAATTTGGAAAACCAGGCATCCCAACCACTAACACAGATTAGTAGAATCAAATCATTGACTAACGAGTGCTCTGCTTCAACCGATAAACTGAAAGAAGAGGAGCTGACCATTCAAGGCGGTACAATAAGTATCTCCAATGTATACTCTCAAGG GTTGTTGAATACATTAACTCAAGCATTGCAAAATTCTGGGGTAGATTTGTCCCAGGCCAGCATCTCGGTGCAAATTGAGCTAGGGAAGCAAGCCAATGGTAGAAAAGCCACCTCTTCATCTCTTCCTAAG GATACTGATGCTAGAAATCAAGGAGTCACGTGGCCTCGAGCTGCAGGCGAGAATGCAGATCCAGCCCTGAAGAAGCTAAAGACGGGGAAAAGCTAG
- the LOC115742636 gene encoding transcription factor BIM1 isoform X2: protein MSVVHDDFLKTHDFLGKTSAKEEAASEILSSLKRPPPPAPPPPPPSQQHSVEHVLPGGIGTYSISHISYFNNQNLPKPEATIFTVAQASSTDRTDENSNCSSYTNSGFTLWDESAAKKGKTGKENTPSASVREAEVKLGPWPASERPSHSSSNNNHQNSFSPLTSSQPSGAKNKSFMDMIRSAKSVSNQEEELDDDDGEFVLKKETSPIPKGELWVKVDGKSGDQKANTPRSKHSATEQRRRSKINDRFQMLRSLIPNSDQKRDKASFLLEVIEYIQYLQEKVTNYEGSFQGWSQEPAKMMPLRNGQRPMDNYVDQSQNINSGSAPALVFAAKVDENRIAMAPAIFGSAKNPLEPEMGSATAFKSVEHHPGMTNRAVPFPMSLQQNTSNCVGCSGAVARGGPNLENQASQPLTQISRIKSLTNECSASTDKLKEEELTIQGGTISISNVYSQGLLNTLTQALQNSGVDLSQASISVQIELGKQANGRKATSSSLPKDTDARNQGVTWPRAAGENADPALKKLKTGKS, encoded by the exons ATGAGCGTCGTTCATG ACGACTTCCTGAAAACCCACGACTTCTTGGGGAAGACAAGCGCCAAGGAAGAGGCTGCGAGCGAAATTTTGTCGTCCCTCAAGAGACCACCGCCTCCGgctccaccgccgccgcccccgtCGCAGCAACATTCGGTGGAACACGTGCTTCCTGGAGGGATTGGGACTTACAGCATCAGCCACATCTCGTACTTCAATAATCAAAACCTGCCGAAACCTGAGGCGACCATTTTCACGGTGGCTCAGGCAAGTAGCACTGACCGGACCGATGAGAACTCCAACTGCAGTTCTTATACCAACAGCGGGTTCACGCTTTGGGATGAATCTGCGGCCAAGAAGGGAAAGACGGGGAAGGAGAATACGCCTTCTGCCTCTGTACGAG AGGCGGAGGTGAAATTGGGGCCGTGGCCGGCATCAGAACGGCCGTCGCACTCATCTTCCAATAACAATCACCAGAATTCGTTCAGTCCACTCACTTCCTCTCA gCCATCAGGGGCCAAAAATAAAAGCTTTATGGACATGATAAGATCAGCAAAGAGTGTGAGCAATCAGGAAGAAGAATTGGACGATGATGATGGAGAGTTTGTGCTCAAGAAAGAGACTTCCCCTATTCCTAAAG GAGAGTTGTGGGTGAAAGTTGACGGAAAGAGTGGCGATCAGAAGGCCAACACACCTCGGTCCAAACATTCTGCGACTGAGCAGCGGAGGCGGAGCAAAATAAATGACAG GTTTCAGATGTTGAGGTCTCTCATCCCAAACAGCGACCAAAAGAGAGATAAGGCATCATTTTTATTGGAG GTGATCGAGTACATACAGTATCTACAGGAAAAGGTTACTAATTATGAAGGCTCATTTCAAGGATGGAGCCAAGAACCAGCAAAAATGATGCCGCTG AGAAATGGTCAGAGGCCGATGGATAATTATGTCGATCAATCTCAAAACATCAATAGCGGGTCCGCTCCTGCTTTGGTCTTTGCGGCAAAAGTTGATGAGAACCGTATTGCCATGGCCCCAGCCATTTTTGGGAGTGCGAAAAACCCTCTTGAACCTGAGATGGGATCTGCTACTGCTTTCAAATCTGTAGAGCATCACCCTGGAATGACAAATAGAGCAGTTCCGTTTCCAATGTCTCTGCAGCAGAACACCTCGAACTGTGTCGGGTGTAGTGGTGCAGTGGCAAGAGGGGGTCCTAATTTGGAAAACCAGGCATCCCAACCACTAACACAGATTAGTAGAATCAAATCATTGACTAACGAGTGCTCTGCTTCAACCGATAAACTGAAAGAAGAGGAGCTGACCATTCAAGGCGGTACAATAAGTATCTCCAATGTATACTCTCAAGG GTTGTTGAATACATTAACTCAAGCATTGCAAAATTCTGGGGTAGATTTGTCCCAGGCCAGCATCTCGGTGCAAATTGAGCTAGGGAAGCAAGCCAATGGTAGAAAAGCCACCTCTTCATCTCTTCCTAAG GATACTGATGCTAGAAATCAAGGAGTCACGTGGCCTCGAGCTGCAGGCGAGAATGCAGATCCAGCCCTGAAGAAGCTAAAGACGGGGAAAAGCTAG
- the LOC115742655 gene encoding rhamnogalacturonan I rhamnosyltransferase 1-like → MVVPAAAAAPSRSRVRMWILRATTSVLLWTCIVQLTALGETWGPRVLKGWPSCNHRDRSSLATEAKEVVKVKVSSRDHPRRVLPPKRVYKNNGYLMVSCNGGLNQMRAAICDMVAIARYMNVTLIVPELDKTSFWADPSEFHDIFDVDHFITSLRDEVRILKELPPRLKRRVEQGRIYSMAPTSWSDVSYYRHQILPLIRKHKIVHFNRTDARLANNGQPLQLQRLRCRVNFSALKFTPQIEELGRKVIETLRESGPFVALHLRYEMDMLAFSGCTQGCSDDEAEELTRMRYNYEQWKVKKIDSDKQRIDGLCPLTPEETALTLKALDINRNMQIYIAAGEIYGGERRMATLTRAYPKLVKKGTLLESSDLKPFQNHSSQMAALDYLVSLESDVFVPTYDGNMAKVVEGHRRFLGFKKTILLDRRLLVELIDQFSSGSLSWEDFSSAVKEVHAFSVGNPTRRLVIPDRPKEEEYFYANPQECLRSSSDA, encoded by the exons ATGGTGgtgccggcggcggcggcggcaccGTCCAGGTCGAGGGTGAGGATGTGGATTCTACGGGCCACCACGTCGGTGTTGCTGTGGACGTGCATAGTGCAGTTGACGGCGCTGGGGGAGACGTGGGGTCCGAGGGTGTTGAAGGGATGGCCTTCCTGTAATCATCGGGATCGGTCGTCCCTCGCTACCGAAGCTAAGGAGGTGGTCAAGGTCAAGGTCTCTTCCCGAGACCATCCTCGGCGTGTTTTGCCTCCCAAGA GGGTTTACAAGAACAATGGATACTTGATGGTCTCTTGCAATGGAGGACTTAATCAAATGAGAGCCGCG ATTTGTGACATGGTTGCCATTGCTAGATACATGAATGTCACACTCATAGTCCCTGAGCTGGATAAAACTTCCTTCTGGGCTGACCCCAG CGAGTTTCATGACATATTTGATGTTGATCATTTCATCACCTCTTTGAGAGATGAGGTTCGAATCTTAAAGGAGTTGCCACCCAGGCTCAAGAGGCGAGTGGAACAGGGACGAATTTATTCCATGGCGCCAACCAGTTGGTCAGACGTTTCTTACTATCGTCACCAG ATTCTTCCCCTGATACGGAAGCACAAAATCGTACATTTCAATAGAACTGATGCGCGACTTGCCAACAATGGCCAACCACTGCAGCTTCAGAGGCTGCGTTGCCGGGTGAATTTTAGTGCTTTGAAGTTCACTCCTCAGATAGAGGAGCTGGGAAGAAAGGTTATAGAGACTTTAAGGGAAAGTGGTCCTTTTGTAGCGCTTCACCTTAGATATGAGATGGACATGTTGGCCTTTTCAGGCTGTACTCAAGGTTGCAGTGATGACGAGGCGGAAGAGTTGACAAGAATGAG ATACAATTATGAGCAGTGGAAAGTAAAGAAAATCGATTCTGATAAGCAGAGGATAGACGGTCTTTGTCCTTTGACTCCTGAGGAGACTGCTCTTACGTTGAAGGCTCTGGACATTAATCGGAATATGCAAATTTATATTGCTGCTGGTGAAATTTATGGTGGAGAAAGAAGAATGGCAACTCTCACAAGGGCTTATCCAAAACTG GTTAAAAAGGGGACACTATTAGAGTCCTCAGATCTAAAACCTTTTCAGAATCACTCCTCACAGATGGCAGCATTAGATTATCTTGTGTCCTTGGAAAGTGATGTTTTTGTTCCCACCTATGACGGGAATATGGCTAAGGTTGTTGAAGGACATCGCAG GTTTCTTGGTTTCAAGAAGACGATCTTATTGGATAGAAGGCTTCTTGTGGAGTTGATAGACCAGTTCAGTAGTGGAAGTTTAAGTTGGGAAGATTTCTCTTCTGCCGTTAAGGAAGTCCATGCATTCAGCGTTGGCAATCCCACAAGGAGGTTGGTCATTCCAGATAGACCTAAAGAAGAGGAATACTTTTATGCAAATCCACAAGAATGCTTACGATCATCTAGCGATGCATAA